The following are from one region of the Streptomyces tuirus genome:
- a CDS encoding ATP-grasp domain-containing protein gives MTEHVLIVGGGREIPGLIREVGGPGTATTILCRMDLVPKIRKPGQHDRVLALRSDAPDEEWIALAAAVHARHPFTRVGTFGERDQDRAAAVAAALGLPCHSPQTIAWVHDKDAMRRRLAEAGVDDTPGGRVAGVAELRAFLTEHGTPCVVKPVQGAGSFGVSVVRSVEEAEAAFARAARDFGLIPDAGVLVERFHEGPQFSVEAFSEDGEHEILAVTRKFSDPVGFVELGHVVPADLSAEQTDAVHTYVRRLLDTFDIANGVTHTEVVLTEAGPRVIETHVRLAGDEIPYLVQDVTGVDLVDCVVRQTLGRPVLPDIRKTLADPSVDRSPEAIWFAVPRARGTLTRIDGLDEVAARPGVVAAEALLGAGDVLGDLDSSQSRAAFVRARGVDAGEAVAQARQAAAALGFVVTVSGDDAAGDGRDWV, from the coding sequence ATGACCGAACACGTGCTCATCGTCGGCGGCGGCCGCGAGATCCCCGGCCTGATCCGGGAGGTGGGTGGCCCCGGGACCGCCACGACGATTCTTTGCAGGATGGATCTCGTCCCCAAGATCCGCAAGCCCGGGCAGCACGACCGGGTGCTGGCGCTGCGCAGCGACGCCCCCGACGAGGAGTGGATCGCCCTGGCCGCAGCCGTGCACGCACGGCACCCCTTCACCCGCGTGGGTACCTTCGGCGAGCGGGACCAGGACCGGGCTGCAGCGGTCGCCGCCGCGCTGGGCCTGCCCTGCCACTCGCCGCAGACCATCGCCTGGGTACACGACAAGGACGCCATGCGACGAAGGCTGGCGGAGGCGGGCGTGGACGACACCCCGGGCGGACGGGTCGCCGGCGTGGCGGAGCTGCGGGCGTTCCTGACCGAGCACGGCACGCCGTGTGTGGTCAAACCCGTCCAGGGGGCCGGCAGCTTCGGTGTCTCCGTCGTGCGTTCCGTCGAGGAGGCAGAGGCGGCCTTCGCACGCGCCGCGCGCGACTTCGGCCTCATCCCGGACGCGGGCGTTCTGGTGGAGCGCTTCCACGAAGGCCCTCAGTTCAGCGTGGAGGCCTTCTCCGAGGACGGTGAACACGAGATTCTCGCCGTGACGCGGAAGTTCTCCGACCCCGTGGGCTTCGTCGAACTCGGCCACGTGGTGCCCGCCGACCTCTCCGCCGAGCAGACAGACGCCGTGCACACCTATGTGCGGCGGCTGCTGGACACCTTCGACATCGCCAACGGCGTCACCCACACCGAGGTGGTGCTGACGGAGGCCGGGCCGCGGGTCATCGAAACCCATGTCCGGCTCGCGGGTGACGAGATCCCGTACCTGGTGCAGGACGTCACCGGCGTGGATCTGGTGGACTGCGTGGTGCGCCAGACGTTGGGCCGGCCGGTGCTCCCGGACATCCGCAAGACCCTGGCGGACCCGTCGGTGGACCGCAGTCCGGAGGCGATCTGGTTCGCGGTGCCGAGGGCGCGCGGCACGCTCACCCGCATCGACGGTCTGGACGAGGTCGCCGCCCGGCCGGGCGTGGTGGCCGCCGAGGCCTTGCTGGGCGCCGGCGATGTGCTCGGGGACCTGGACAGCTCGCAGTCGCGCGCGGCCTTCGTCCGGGCGCGCGGAGTGGACGCAGGTGAGGCCGTGGCCCAGGCCCGGCAGGCCGCGGCGGCGCTCGGGTTCGTGGTCACGGTGTCCGGCGACGACGCGGCCGGCGACGGGCGGGACTGGGTCTGA